A part of Loxodonta africana isolate mLoxAfr1 chromosome 11, mLoxAfr1.hap2, whole genome shotgun sequence genomic DNA contains:
- the PSMC4 gene encoding 26S proteasome regulatory subunit 6B isoform X1, with protein MEEIGILVEKAQDEIPALSVSRPQTGLSFLGPEPEDLEDLYSRYKKLQQELEFLEVQEEYIKDEQKNLKKEFLHAQEEVKRIQSIPLVIGQFLEAVDQNTAIVGSTTGSNYYVRILSTIDRELLKPNASVALHKHSNALVDVLPPEADSSIMMLTSDQKPDVMYADIGGMDIQKQEVREAVELPLTHFELYKQIGIDPPRGVLMYGPPGCGKTMLAKAVAHHTTAAFIRVVGSEFVQKYLGEGPRMVRDVFRLAKENAPAIIFIDEIDAIATKRFDAQTGADREVQRILLELLNQMDGFDQNVNVKVIMATNRADTLDPALLRPGRLDRKIEFPLPDRRQKRLIFSTITSKMNLSEEVDLEDYVARPDKISGADINSICQESGMLAVRENRYIVLAKDFEKAYKTVIKKDEQEHEFYK; from the exons ATGGAGGAGATAGGCATCTTGGTGGAGAAGGCTCAG GATGAGATCCCAGCACTGTCTGTATCCCGGCCCCAGACTGGCCTGTCCTTCCTGGGGCCTGAGCCTGAGGACCTGGAGGACTTGTACAGCCGCTACAAG AAGCTGCAGCAAGAGCTGGAGTTCCTGGAGGTGCAAGAGGAGTACATCAAGGATGAGCAAAAGAATCTGAAGAAGGAATTCCTCCACGCCCAGGAGGAGGTGAAGCGAATCCAGAGCATCCCCCTGGTCATCGGGCAGTTTCTGGAAGCTGTGGATCAGAATACAGCCATCGTGGGCTCCACCACAG GCTCCAACTACTACGTGCGCATCCTGAGCACCATCGACCGGGAGCTGCTCAAGCCCAACGCCTCAGTGGCCCTCCACAAGCACAGCAATGCCCTGGTGGACGTGCTGCCTCCCGAGGCCGACAGCAGCATCATGATGCTTACCTCAG ACCAGAAGCCAGACGTGATGTATGCAGACATTGGGGGCATGGACATCCAGAAGCAGGAAGTGCGTGAGGCTGTGGAGCTCCCGCTCACCCACTTCGAGCTCTACAAGCAG ATAGGCATTGATCCTCCTCGAGGTGTCCTCATGTATGGCCCACCCGGCTGTGGGAAGACCATGTTGGCAAAGGCTGTGGCGCATCACACGACAG CCGCATTTATCCGGGTCGTGGGCTCAGAGTTTGTACAGAAGTACCTGGGCGAGGGCCCTCGCATGGTCCGAGATGTGTTCCGCCTGGCCAAGGAGAACGCACCTGCCATCATCTTCATAGATGAGATAGATGCCATCGCCACCAAGAGATTCGATGCCCAGACGGGGG CTGACAGGGAGGTGCAGCGAATCCTGCTAGAGCTGCTGAACCAAATGGACGGATTTGACCAGAACGTCAATGTCAAG GTGATCATGGCCACAAACAGAGCAGACACCCTGGATCCTGCCCTGCTGCGGCCAGGACGCCTGGACCGTAAAATTGAATTCCCGCTCCCTGACCGCCGCCAGAAGAGATTGATTTTCTCCACTATCACCAGCAAGATGAATCTCTCTGAGGAGGTTGACTTAGAAGACT ATGTGGCCCGGCCGGATAAAATTTCTGGGGCTGATATCAACTCCATCTGTCAGGAG AGTGGAATGTTGGCCGTCCGAGAGAACCGGTACATTGTTCTGGCAAAGGACTTCGAGAAAGCATACAAGACCGTCATCAAGAAGGATGAGCAGGAACATGAGTTTTACAAGTGA
- the PSMC4 gene encoding 26S proteasome regulatory subunit 6B isoform X2, with translation MTAEVLWRLNDYETWLGSLVRSGARRESGWVDEIPALSVSRPQTGLSFLGPEPEDLEDLYSRYKKLQQELEFLEVQEEYIKDEQKNLKKEFLHAQEEVKRIQSIPLVIGQFLEAVDQNTAIVGSTTGSNYYVRILSTIDRELLKPNASVALHKHSNALVDVLPPEADSSIMMLTSDQKPDVMYADIGGMDIQKQEVREAVELPLTHFELYKQIGIDPPRGVLMYGPPGCGKTMLAKAVAHHTTAAFIRVVGSEFVQKYLGEGPRMVRDVFRLAKENAPAIIFIDEIDAIATKRFDAQTGADREVQRILLELLNQMDGFDQNVNVKVIMATNRADTLDPALLRPGRLDRKIEFPLPDRRQKRLIFSTITSKMNLSEEVDLEDYVARPDKISGADINSICQESGMLAVRENRYIVLAKDFEKAYKTVIKKDEQEHEFYK, from the exons ATGACGGCAGAGGTTCTTTGGAGACTGAATGATTACGAGACCTGGCTGGGAAGCTTAGTGAGATCGGGGGCTCGGCGGGAGTCGGGTTGGGTG GATGAGATCCCAGCACTGTCTGTATCCCGGCCCCAGACTGGCCTGTCCTTCCTGGGGCCTGAGCCTGAGGACCTGGAGGACTTGTACAGCCGCTACAAG AAGCTGCAGCAAGAGCTGGAGTTCCTGGAGGTGCAAGAGGAGTACATCAAGGATGAGCAAAAGAATCTGAAGAAGGAATTCCTCCACGCCCAGGAGGAGGTGAAGCGAATCCAGAGCATCCCCCTGGTCATCGGGCAGTTTCTGGAAGCTGTGGATCAGAATACAGCCATCGTGGGCTCCACCACAG GCTCCAACTACTACGTGCGCATCCTGAGCACCATCGACCGGGAGCTGCTCAAGCCCAACGCCTCAGTGGCCCTCCACAAGCACAGCAATGCCCTGGTGGACGTGCTGCCTCCCGAGGCCGACAGCAGCATCATGATGCTTACCTCAG ACCAGAAGCCAGACGTGATGTATGCAGACATTGGGGGCATGGACATCCAGAAGCAGGAAGTGCGTGAGGCTGTGGAGCTCCCGCTCACCCACTTCGAGCTCTACAAGCAG ATAGGCATTGATCCTCCTCGAGGTGTCCTCATGTATGGCCCACCCGGCTGTGGGAAGACCATGTTGGCAAAGGCTGTGGCGCATCACACGACAG CCGCATTTATCCGGGTCGTGGGCTCAGAGTTTGTACAGAAGTACCTGGGCGAGGGCCCTCGCATGGTCCGAGATGTGTTCCGCCTGGCCAAGGAGAACGCACCTGCCATCATCTTCATAGATGAGATAGATGCCATCGCCACCAAGAGATTCGATGCCCAGACGGGGG CTGACAGGGAGGTGCAGCGAATCCTGCTAGAGCTGCTGAACCAAATGGACGGATTTGACCAGAACGTCAATGTCAAG GTGATCATGGCCACAAACAGAGCAGACACCCTGGATCCTGCCCTGCTGCGGCCAGGACGCCTGGACCGTAAAATTGAATTCCCGCTCCCTGACCGCCGCCAGAAGAGATTGATTTTCTCCACTATCACCAGCAAGATGAATCTCTCTGAGGAGGTTGACTTAGAAGACT ATGTGGCCCGGCCGGATAAAATTTCTGGGGCTGATATCAACTCCATCTGTCAGGAG AGTGGAATGTTGGCCGTCCGAGAGAACCGGTACATTGTTCTGGCAAAGGACTTCGAGAAAGCATACAAGACCGTCATCAAGAAGGATGAGCAGGAACATGAGTTTTACAAGTGA